In Leifsonia sp. ZF2019, a genomic segment contains:
- the murC gene encoding UDP-N-acetylmuramate--L-alanine ligase gives MIKPDLTMTIPDELGALHFVGIGGSGMSGIARLFLEAGYTVTGSDVRHSANIDTLRALGATIAVGHDAANVGDADTLVVTGALWQDNPEYQLALQKGLPVLHRSQALAWLINRKRLVAVAGAHGKTTSTGMIITGLLGLGEDPSFVNGGVIASLGKSSQSGSGELFVVEADESDGTFLLYDTAVALITNVDPDHLDHYGSLEAFEEAFVTFARESSELVVVSSDDAGAKHVTDRLLATTPDKRVVTFGEAEDAAVRVHSIVTDGPVAFRLSYDGAEYAAQLRVPGRHNAINAAGAFAVLTGLGFEPAASLAAIAEFGGTERRFELHGTVGGVSVYDDYAHHPTEVAAALSAARTVVGSGRIIAVHQPHLYSRTRLFAQEFAETLEKYADETVVLDVYGAREDPEPGVTGALVSERFEHPEHVAFIADWQAAADHTAEIARAGDFVITLGCGDVYRIVPQLLDSLRRVRE, from the coding sequence GTGATCAAGCCCGACCTCACCATGACCATCCCCGACGAGCTCGGCGCCCTCCACTTCGTGGGCATCGGCGGCTCCGGGATGAGCGGCATCGCCCGTCTGTTCCTGGAGGCCGGGTATACGGTGACCGGTTCCGACGTGCGCCACTCGGCGAACATCGACACGCTGCGCGCCCTGGGCGCGACGATCGCCGTCGGCCACGACGCCGCGAACGTGGGCGACGCGGACACCCTGGTCGTCACCGGCGCTCTTTGGCAGGACAACCCGGAGTACCAGCTGGCGCTGCAGAAGGGCCTCCCGGTGCTCCACCGGTCGCAGGCGCTCGCCTGGCTCATCAACCGCAAGCGTCTCGTCGCCGTGGCGGGCGCCCACGGCAAGACCACGTCGACCGGCATGATCATCACGGGCCTCCTCGGACTGGGGGAGGACCCGAGCTTCGTCAACGGAGGCGTGATCGCCTCGCTCGGCAAGAGCTCCCAGTCGGGCAGCGGCGAGCTGTTCGTCGTCGAGGCCGACGAATCGGACGGCACCTTCCTGCTCTACGACACGGCCGTGGCGCTGATCACGAACGTGGATCCCGACCACCTCGACCACTACGGCTCGCTGGAGGCGTTCGAGGAGGCCTTCGTCACCTTCGCCCGCGAGTCGAGCGAGCTCGTCGTGGTGTCGTCCGATGACGCCGGAGCGAAGCACGTGACGGACCGCCTGCTCGCGACCACGCCCGACAAGCGCGTCGTGACCTTCGGCGAGGCGGAGGACGCCGCGGTGCGCGTCCACTCGATCGTCACCGACGGGCCGGTCGCCTTCCGGCTCTCGTATGACGGCGCGGAGTACGCGGCGCAGCTGCGCGTTCCGGGACGCCACAACGCCATCAATGCGGCGGGCGCCTTCGCCGTGCTCACCGGCCTCGGCTTCGAGCCGGCGGCGTCGCTGGCGGCCATCGCCGAGTTCGGCGGGACCGAGCGACGCTTCGAGCTGCACGGCACCGTCGGCGGCGTCAGCGTCTACGACGACTACGCCCACCATCCGACCGAAGTCGCGGCCGCCCTCTCGGCGGCGCGGACCGTCGTCGGATCCGGTCGCATCATCGCGGTCCACCAGCCGCACCTCTACAGCCGCACGCGACTGTTCGCACAAGAGTTCGCCGAGACCCTCGAGAAGTACGCCGACGAGACGGTCGTACTCGACGTCTACGGCGCCCGCGAGGACCCGGAGCCGGGCGTCACGGGCGCGCTCGTGTCCGAGCGCTTCGAGCATCCCGAGCATGTCGCGTTCATCGCCGACTGGCAGGCCGCCGCCGACCACACCGCCGAGATCGCGCGTGCGGGCGATTTCGTGATCACCCTCGGGTGCGGCGACGTGTACCGGATCGTCCCCCAGCTGCTGGACTCGCTCCGCCGCGTCCGCGAGTAG
- a CDS encoding FtsQ-type POTRA domain-containing protein: MKRPQGYDRQTDQVSARPAASERLPSETTPRAVSPERAASPARTATEPVPIVEAPSRAAETSPYDRLPSNRDISRALRAARKERKRVERGEVRRFTKRSRRRRRAWLAAGGVLAALVLGVTLLAFSPVLALKHIEVTGASRLDPKAIEAKLGDQLGKPLPLLDQAGISHDLAAFPLIRSYTVESHPPDTIVIRVVERQPIGAVQEGAAFVLVDAAKVPISSTAARPEGVPLITAAGGSADKDAGSAFAAAASVLSALPAATLAQVDTISATTKDDVSFTLRGSGATVVWGSAEDSDLKAADLAALLAGAGGASHYDVSSPHSVTTG, translated from the coding sequence GTGAAGCGCCCCCAGGGATACGACCGGCAGACCGACCAGGTGTCCGCCCGGCCGGCCGCGTCCGAGCGGCTCCCCTCGGAGACGACCCCTCGCGCGGTCTCCCCGGAGCGGGCGGCGTCGCCGGCGCGCACAGCCACCGAGCCCGTCCCGATCGTGGAGGCGCCTTCGCGCGCGGCCGAGACCTCCCCGTACGACCGCCTCCCGAGCAACCGGGACATCAGCAGGGCTCTCCGCGCGGCGCGCAAGGAGCGCAAGCGCGTCGAGCGCGGGGAGGTGCGCCGGTTCACGAAGCGTTCACGCCGTCGCCGCCGCGCCTGGCTGGCGGCGGGCGGCGTGCTCGCCGCACTCGTCCTCGGCGTCACGCTGCTGGCCTTCTCGCCCGTCCTGGCACTGAAGCACATCGAAGTGACGGGGGCATCCCGGCTCGACCCCAAGGCGATCGAAGCGAAGCTCGGCGATCAGCTCGGCAAACCCCTGCCGTTGCTCGACCAGGCGGGCATCTCGCACGACCTCGCGGCGTTCCCGTTGATCCGCAGCTATACGGTCGAGAGCCACCCGCCCGACACGATCGTGATCCGCGTCGTCGAGCGGCAGCCGATCGGCGCGGTGCAGGAGGGGGCGGCGTTCGTCCTGGTCGACGCGGCGAAGGTCCCGATCTCGTCGACCGCGGCCCGTCCGGAGGGCGTGCCGCTGATCACGGCGGCGGGCGGCTCGGCGGACAAGGACGCGGGCTCCGCGTTCGCCGCCGCCGCGAGCGTCCTCAGCGCGCTCCCCGCGGCGACGCTCGCCCAGGTCGACACGATCTCCGCGACGACCAAGGACGACGTCTCGTTCACGCTGCGCGGCAGCGGCGCGACCGTGGTGTGGGGGAGCGCCGAGGACTCGGATCTGAAGGCGGCCGACCTCGCCGCGCTTCTCGCCGGAGCCGGCGGGGCGAGCCACTACGACGTGTCGTCGCCGCACAGCGTGACGACCGGCTGA